From one Enterobacter kobei genomic stretch:
- the artJ gene encoding arginine ABC transporter substrate-binding protein ArtJ, translated as MKKLVLAAILATFAAGATAADKISFGVSATYPPFESLDASNQIVGFDLDLAKALCKQMQADCTFTNHAFDSLIPALKFKKYDAVISGMDITPDRSKQVAFTEPYYANSAVVIAKKGAFKSFEELKGKRIGMENGTTHQKYLQDQHPEVKTVAYDSYQNAIIDLKNGRIDGVFGDTAVVNEWLKTNPQLGTATPKVTDPQYFGTGLGIAVRPDNKALLEKLNAALKAIKTDGTYQKISDQWFPQ; from the coding sequence ATGAAAAAGTTAGTTCTGGCCGCTATCCTTGCCACCTTTGCAGCCGGTGCCACTGCCGCCGACAAAATCAGCTTCGGCGTCTCCGCCACTTATCCGCCGTTTGAGTCCCTGGATGCCAGCAATCAGATTGTCGGTTTCGATTTGGATCTGGCGAAAGCGCTGTGCAAACAGATGCAGGCCGACTGCACCTTTACTAACCATGCCTTTGATAGCCTGATCCCGGCGCTGAAGTTTAAAAAATATGACGCGGTGATTTCCGGTATGGACATTACCCCGGATCGTAGCAAGCAGGTGGCCTTTACCGAGCCCTACTACGCCAACTCGGCGGTGGTGATCGCCAAAAAAGGCGCGTTTAAGTCTTTTGAAGAGCTGAAAGGTAAACGCATCGGCATGGAAAACGGCACCACGCATCAGAAATACTTGCAGGATCAGCATCCGGAAGTGAAAACCGTGGCCTATGACAGCTACCAGAATGCGATTATCGATCTGAAGAATGGCCGTATTGATGGCGTGTTTGGTGATACCGCGGTGGTAAACGAGTGGCTGAAAACCAACCCGCAACTGGGTACCGCTACGCCGAAAGTGACCGACCCGCAGTACTTCGGCACCGGCCTTGGTATCGCTGTGCGCCCGGATAACAAAGCCCTGCTGGAAAAACTCAACGCCGCGCTGAAGGCCATCAAAACCGACGGCACTTATCAGAAAATCAGCGACCAGTGGTTCCCGCAGTAA
- the rlmC gene encoding 23S rRNA (uracil(747)-C(5))-methyltransferase RlmC, with protein sequence MQCALYDAGRCRSCQWIEQPVARQLDAKMADLRTLLEGMPVAEWCAPVSGPEQGFRNKAKMVVSGSVEKPLLGMLHRDGTPEDLTDCPLYPASFYPVFAALKPFIARAGLTPYNVARKRGELKYLLLTESQQDGGMMLRFVLRSDAKLAQLRAALPELQAQLPQLKVITANIQPVHMAIMEGEQEIYLTGQQALAENFNAVPLWIRPQSFFQTNPQVASHLYATARDWVRALPVTHMWDLFCGVGGFGLHCATPQMKLTGIEIAPEAIACARESAQMLGLQNIQFQALDSTRFATAQGEVPELVLVNPPRRGIGKPLCDYLSRMAPQFIIYSSCNAQSMAKDLRELPGYRISRVQLFDMFPHTAHYEVLTLLVRD encoded by the coding sequence ATGCAGTGCGCACTCTATGACGCTGGTCGTTGCCGGTCCTGTCAGTGGATCGAACAGCCCGTCGCCCGACAGCTCGATGCCAAAATGGCCGATCTCCGCACCTTGCTGGAGGGAATGCCTGTCGCCGAGTGGTGCGCACCGGTGAGCGGACCGGAGCAGGGCTTTCGCAACAAGGCGAAAATGGTGGTCAGCGGCAGCGTCGAAAAACCGCTGCTCGGCATGCTGCATCGCGACGGCACGCCGGAAGATCTTACTGACTGTCCGCTCTATCCCGCCTCGTTTTACCCGGTCTTTGCGGCGCTGAAACCCTTTATCGCCCGCGCGGGGCTGACGCCCTACAACGTGGCGCGTAAACGTGGCGAACTCAAATACCTGTTACTCACCGAAAGCCAGCAGGACGGCGGCATGATGCTGCGTTTTGTACTGCGCTCCGACGCCAAACTGGCGCAGCTGCGTGCAGCATTGCCGGAGTTACAGGCGCAACTGCCGCAGTTAAAGGTGATCACTGCGAACATTCAGCCGGTGCATATGGCGATCATGGAAGGGGAGCAGGAGATTTATCTCACCGGGCAGCAGGCGCTGGCAGAGAACTTCAACGCGGTGCCGCTGTGGATCCGCCCACAGAGCTTTTTTCAGACCAACCCGCAGGTTGCCAGCCACCTGTACGCCACGGCGCGTGACTGGGTGCGGGCGCTGCCGGTGACGCATATGTGGGATCTGTTTTGCGGTGTCGGCGGTTTCGGGCTGCATTGCGCGACGCCGCAGATGAAGCTCACCGGTATTGAGATCGCCCCGGAAGCCATTGCCTGTGCCAGAGAATCGGCGCAGATGCTGGGGCTGCAAAACATACAGTTTCAGGCGCTGGATTCTACGCGTTTCGCCACCGCCCAGGGGGAAGTGCCGGAACTGGTGCTGGTCAACCCGCCGCGTCGCGGTATCGGCAAGCCGCTGTGTGATTATCTGAGCCGCATGGCACCGCAATTTATCATTTATTCCAGCTGTAATGCCCAGAGTATGGCGAAAGACCTGCGCGAATTGCCGGGGTACCGCATTAGTCGCGTGCAGCTGTTTGATATGTTCCCGCATACCGCGCATTACGAAGTGTTGACGTTGTTAGTTCGCGATTAA
- a CDS encoding YbjO family protein: MRKRPGMHARLNVPTLVQVAAIAIITTRCVDLIMLFDLLGVRGVVDFVRRSAQTWDLTLIFLGSLVLLFVEFYCAFSMGKGRNWARWLYLGSQIVATGYLWAASLGYGYPELFSIAGESKREILHSLFMQKLPDLLILFLLFVPSSSRRFFHLR; the protein is encoded by the coding sequence ATGAGAAAAAGACCAGGGATGCATGCCCGGCTCAACGTTCCGACGCTGGTACAGGTGGCGGCTATCGCCATCATTACCACGCGCTGCGTTGATCTGATCATGCTCTTCGACCTGCTGGGTGTTCGCGGCGTGGTGGACTTTGTCCGCCGCAGCGCGCAGACCTGGGATCTGACGCTGATTTTTCTCGGCAGTCTGGTGCTGCTGTTTGTCGAATTTTACTGTGCATTTTCCATGGGCAAAGGACGCAACTGGGCGCGCTGGCTCTATCTTGGGTCACAGATCGTGGCGACCGGCTATTTATGGGCGGCCTCGCTGGGCTACGGTTATCCGGAGCTTTTCAGTATCGCTGGCGAATCAAAACGCGAGATCCTGCACTCGCTATTCATGCAAAAACTGCCTGATTTGCTGATCCTTTTTCTGCTGTTTGTGCCCTCGTCCAGCCGACGCTTTTTCCATCTGCGTTAA
- the potI gene encoding putrescine ABC transporter permease PotI has product MNNLPVVRSPWRILILVLSFTFLYAPMLMLVVYSFNSSKLVTVWAGWSTRWYGELFRDDAMMSAVGLSLTIAACAATMAVFLGTIAAVVMVRFGRFRGSNGFAFMITAPLVMPDVITGLSLLLLFVALAHAIGWPADRGMLTIWLAHVTFCTAYVAVVISARLRELDRSIEEAAMDLGATPLKVFFIITLPMIMPAIISGWLLAFTLSLDDLVIASFVSGPGATTLPMLVFSSVRMGVNPEINALASIILGVVGIVGFIAWYIMARAEKQRVRDIQRARRG; this is encoded by the coding sequence ATGAACAACTTACCGGTAGTGCGCTCGCCGTGGCGTATTCTGATCCTCGTGCTAAGCTTCACCTTCCTGTATGCGCCGATGCTGATGCTGGTGGTGTACTCCTTCAACAGCTCGAAGCTGGTGACAGTGTGGGCAGGCTGGTCGACCCGCTGGTACGGTGAGTTGTTCCGTGACGATGCCATGATGAGCGCCGTGGGGCTAAGCCTGACGATTGCCGCCTGTGCCGCCACAATGGCGGTCTTCCTCGGGACTATCGCGGCGGTGGTGATGGTGCGTTTCGGGCGTTTTCGAGGCTCCAACGGCTTTGCTTTTATGATCACCGCGCCGCTGGTTATGCCGGATGTGATCACCGGTCTGTCGCTGCTGCTGCTGTTTGTTGCGCTGGCCCATGCCATTGGCTGGCCTGCGGATCGCGGAATGCTGACCATCTGGCTTGCGCACGTCACTTTCTGTACCGCTTATGTGGCGGTGGTGATCTCGGCGCGCTTACGCGAACTGGACCGGTCTATTGAAGAAGCGGCGATGGATCTGGGTGCGACGCCGCTGAAAGTATTCTTTATCATTACGCTGCCGATGATTATGCCGGCGATTATCTCTGGCTGGCTGCTGGCGTTTACGCTTTCGCTCGACGATCTGGTGATCGCCAGTTTTGTTTCCGGGCCGGGTGCCACCACGTTGCCGATGCTGGTGTTCTCCAGTGTGCGTATGGGGGTGAACCCGGAAATCAACGCCCTGGCGTCGATCATCCTTGGCGTGGTGGGAATTGTTGGTTTTATCGCCTGGTATATTATGGCGCGCGCAGAAAAGCAGCGGGTGCGTGACATCCAGCGTGCAAGACGCGGCTGA
- the potH gene encoding putrescine ABC transporter permease PotH: MSTPELPARTEKTGGLTLWLARMQMKHGRKVVIALPYIWLCLLFLLPFLIVFKISLAEMARAIPPYTDLMSWEDGQLSLTLNINNFLQLTDDPLYFEAYLQSLQVAVISTLCCLAIGYPLAWAVAHSKPSTRNILLLLVILPSWTSFLIRVYAWMGILKNNGILNNFLLWLGVIDQPLTILHTNLAVYIGIVYAYLPFMVLPIYTALTRIDYSLVEASLDLGARPLKTFFSVIVPLTKSGIIAGSMLVFIPAVGEFVIPELLGGPDSIMIGRVLWQEFFNNRDWPVASAVAIIMLLLLIVPIMWFHKYQSKTTGDHA; this comes from the coding sequence ATGAGTACACCTGAATTACCGGCCCGCACGGAGAAAACGGGCGGTCTGACGCTGTGGCTGGCGCGTATGCAGATGAAGCACGGGCGTAAAGTCGTGATTGCTCTGCCGTATATCTGGCTGTGCCTGCTGTTTCTGCTGCCGTTTTTGATCGTCTTTAAGATCAGCCTTGCAGAAATGGCGCGCGCGATCCCGCCGTATACCGATCTGATGTCCTGGGAAGACGGGCAGCTCAGCCTGACGCTGAACATCAATAACTTTCTGCAACTGACGGACGATCCGCTCTATTTCGAAGCTTATCTCCAGTCATTGCAGGTGGCGGTGATCTCCACGCTCTGCTGTCTGGCGATTGGTTATCCGCTGGCATGGGCGGTGGCGCACAGTAAACCTTCAACACGTAATATCCTGCTGTTGTTGGTGATTTTACCGTCCTGGACCTCGTTTTTGATCCGCGTTTACGCGTGGATGGGGATCCTGAAAAACAACGGCATCCTGAATAACTTTTTGCTTTGGCTTGGGGTTATCGATCAGCCGCTGACGATCCTGCACACCAATCTCGCGGTCTATATCGGTATCGTGTATGCCTATCTGCCGTTTATGGTGCTGCCGATTTACACCGCCTTAACGCGCATTGATTATTCGCTGGTGGAAGCCTCACTCGATCTCGGCGCGCGTCCACTGAAAACCTTCTTCAGCGTGATTGTGCCTCTGACCAAAAGCGGAATTATTGCCGGCTCCATGCTGGTGTTTATTCCGGCGGTAGGGGAGTTTGTGATCCCGGAACTGCTGGGCGGCCCGGACAGCATTATGATTGGTCGCGTACTGTGGCAGGAGTTCTTCAATAACCGCGACTGGCCGGTGGCGTCGGCGGTGGCGATCATCATGCTGTTGCTGCTGATTGTGCCGATCATGTGGTTCCATAAATACCAGAGTAAAACCACGGGAGACCACGCATGA
- the potG gene encoding putrescine ABC transporter ATP-binding subunit PotG, with the protein MNEATPRPQAKSRKALTPLLEIRNLTKSFDGQHAVDDVSLTIYKGEIFALLGASGCGKSTLLRMLAGFEQPTTGQIMLDGVDLAHVPPYLRPINMMFQSYALFPHMTVEQNIAFGLKQDKLPKSEIASRVAEMLNLVHMSEFAKRKPHQLSGGQRQRVALARSLAKRPKLLLLDEPMGALDKKLRDRMQLEVVDILERVGVTCVMVTHDQEEAMTMAGRIAIMNRGKFVQIGEPEEIYEHPTTRYSAEFIGSVNVFEGLLKAREEDGLVIDSPGLVHPLKVDPDASVVDNVPVYVALRPEKIMLCEDPPADGYNFALGEVVHIAYLGDLSIYHVRLHSGQMISAQLQNAHRYRKGLPTWGDEVRLCWDADSCVVLTV; encoded by the coding sequence GTGAATGAGGCTACCCCCCGCCCACAGGCGAAGTCCCGCAAGGCGTTAACGCCGCTGCTGGAGATCCGAAATCTGACCAAATCCTTTGATGGTCAGCACGCTGTCGATGATGTCAGCCTCACTATTTATAAAGGCGAGATTTTTGCGCTCTTGGGCGCGTCCGGCTGCGGTAAATCGACGCTGCTGCGTATGCTCGCCGGTTTTGAGCAGCCCACTACCGGACAGATTATGCTCGACGGCGTCGACCTCGCCCATGTGCCGCCTTATCTGCGCCCGATCAATATGATGTTTCAGTCCTACGCGCTGTTTCCACACATGACGGTGGAGCAGAATATCGCCTTTGGCCTGAAGCAGGACAAGCTGCCGAAATCGGAGATCGCCAGCCGCGTCGCCGAGATGCTCAACCTGGTGCATATGTCGGAATTTGCGAAGCGTAAACCGCATCAGCTTTCCGGTGGCCAGCGTCAGCGTGTGGCGCTGGCACGCAGTCTGGCGAAACGTCCCAAACTGCTGTTGCTCGATGAGCCGATGGGCGCGCTGGACAAAAAACTGCGCGACCGTATGCAGCTGGAAGTAGTGGATATTCTGGAGCGCGTCGGCGTGACCTGCGTGATGGTCACCCACGATCAGGAAGAAGCAATGACCATGGCCGGACGTATCGCCATCATGAACCGTGGTAAGTTCGTGCAAATCGGCGAGCCGGAAGAGATTTACGAGCACCCGACCACCCGCTACAGCGCTGAATTTATCGGTTCCGTGAATGTTTTCGAAGGGCTGCTGAAAGCGCGCGAGGAAGACGGTCTGGTGATCGACTCGCCGGGGCTGGTGCACCCGCTGAAGGTCGATCCCGACGCTTCGGTGGTGGACAACGTGCCGGTCTACGTAGCGCTGCGCCCGGAAAAAATCATGCTCTGCGAAGATCCCCCTGCGGATGGCTACAACTTTGCCTTAGGCGAAGTGGTGCACATTGCCTATCTTGGCGATCTGTCGATTTATCATGTGCGCCTGCACAGCGGGCAGATGATCAGCGCGCAGTTACAGAACGCGCACCGCTACCGCAAAGGCTTACCGACATGGGGCGATGAAGTGCGCCTGTGCTGGGATGCCGACAGTTGTGTGGTACTGACGGTTTAA
- the potF gene encoding spermidine/putrescine ABC transporter substrate-binding protein PotF — MTTLNKKWLSGLVAGALMAVTAGTFAAEQKTLHVYNWSDYIAPDTVANFEKETGIKVVYDVFDSNEVLEGKLMAGSTGFDLVVPSASFLERQLTAGVFQPLDKSKLPNWKNMDPEVLKLVAKHDPENKYAMPYLWATTGIGYNVDKVKAALGKDVPIDSWDLVMKPENLEKLKGCGVAFLDAPEEIFATVLNYLGKDPNSTNASDYSGAATDLLLKLRPNIRYFHSSQYINDLANGDICVAIGWAGDVWQAANRAKEAKNGVNVSYIIPKEGALAFFDVFAMPTDAKNKDEAYQFLNYLMRPDVIAHVSDHVFYANGNKASTPLVSAEVRDNPAIYPPADVFAKLYTLKVQDPKIDRVRTRAWTKVKSGK, encoded by the coding sequence ATGACCACCCTGAATAAAAAATGGCTGTCTGGTCTGGTTGCGGGTGCACTGATGGCGGTCACTGCCGGCACCTTCGCCGCTGAACAAAAAACGCTGCATGTTTATAACTGGTCTGACTATATTGCGCCGGACACCGTAGCGAATTTCGAAAAAGAGACGGGCATTAAAGTCGTCTATGACGTGTTTGATTCCAACGAAGTGCTGGAAGGCAAATTAATGGCGGGCAGTACCGGCTTTGACCTGGTTGTGCCGTCCGCGAGCTTCCTTGAGCGTCAGCTGACCGCCGGGGTATTCCAGCCGCTCGACAAGAGCAAATTGCCGAACTGGAAAAACATGGATCCGGAAGTGCTGAAGTTGGTGGCGAAGCACGATCCGGAAAATAAATACGCCATGCCGTACCTGTGGGCGACCACCGGCATTGGCTATAACGTCGATAAAGTTAAAGCGGCGCTGGGCAAAGATGTGCCTATCGATAGCTGGGATCTGGTGATGAAGCCGGAGAACCTCGAAAAACTGAAGGGCTGCGGCGTCGCTTTCCTTGATGCGCCGGAAGAGATTTTTGCCACCGTGCTGAACTACCTCGGCAAAGATCCGAACAGCACTAACGCGTCCGATTATAGCGGTGCGGCAACCGATCTGCTGTTGAAGCTGCGTCCGAACATCCGTTACTTCCACTCGTCCCAGTACATTAATGACCTGGCGAACGGCGATATCTGTGTGGCCATCGGCTGGGCAGGGGATGTCTGGCAGGCGGCTAACCGCGCGAAAGAAGCGAAAAATGGCGTGAATGTTTCCTATATCATTCCGAAAGAGGGCGCGCTGGCGTTCTTCGACGTCTTCGCTATGCCGACGGATGCGAAAAACAAAGACGAAGCGTATCAGTTCCTCAACTATCTGATGCGTCCGGATGTGATTGCCCACGTCAGCGATCATGTGTTCTATGCCAACGGCAACAAAGCCTCCACACCGCTGGTGAGCGCAGAAGTGCGTGATAACCCGGCGATTTACCCGCCGGCAGATGTATTCGCCAAGCTCTATACGCTGAAAGTCCAGGATCCAAAAATCGATCGCGTCAGAACGCGTGCGTGGACCAAAGTGAAAAGCGGTAAATAA
- a CDS encoding type III secretion system chaperone family protein → MDSLVVPGLDTLRQWLDELGISFYECDTCQALHLPHMQNFEGIYDAKVDLVDDIILFSAMAEVKPSALLPLAADLSAINASSLTVKAFLDIQDDNLPKLVVCQSLFAAPGVNFKQFSWFMRQSEEQISMVILEANAQQLLFTSEEEEPAPDATPHNFLH, encoded by the coding sequence ATGGATTCACTCGTCGTTCCCGGTCTGGACACTTTACGTCAGTGGCTTGACGAGCTGGGCATCAGTTTTTATGAGTGTGATACCTGCCAGGCTTTACATCTGCCGCACATGCAGAATTTCGAGGGTATTTATGATGCCAAAGTCGATCTGGTTGACGACATCATTCTGTTCTCGGCGATGGCGGAAGTGAAGCCCTCGGCGCTGCTGCCGCTGGCGGCGGATCTGTCGGCTATCAACGCCAGTTCACTGACGGTAAAAGCCTTCCTCGATATTCAGGATGATAATCTGCCAAAGCTGGTGGTTTGCCAGTCTTTATTCGCCGCGCCCGGGGTTAACTTCAAGCAGTTCTCCTGGTTTATGCGCCAGAGCGAAGAGCAGATTTCAATGGTGATCCTTGAAGCTAACGCCCAGCAACTGCTGTTTACTAGCGAAGAAGAAGAGCCAGCGCCTGACGCCACGCCGCACAATTTTCTTCACTAA
- the rimK gene encoding 30S ribosomal protein S6--L-glutamate ligase gives MKIAILSRDGTLWSCKRLRDAAIKRGHLVEILDPLSCYMNISPAASSIHYKGRQLPFFDAVIPRIGSAITFYGTAALRQFEILGSYPLNESVAITRARDKLRSLQLLARQGIDLPVTGIAHSPDDTSDLIDMVGGAPLVVKLVEGTQGIGVVLAETRQAAESVIDAFRGLNAHILVQEYIKEAKGCDIRCLVVGDDVVAAIERRAKPGDFRSNLHRGGVATVANITLREREIAILAAKTLGLDVAGVDILRADRGPLVMEVNASPGLEGIEKTTGVDIADRMIAWIERQATPDFCLKTGG, from the coding sequence GTGAAAATAGCCATATTGTCCCGGGATGGAACGCTCTGGTCGTGCAAGCGCCTGCGCGACGCAGCGATAAAACGCGGCCATCTCGTCGAGATCCTCGATCCGCTGTCCTGTTATATGAACATCAGCCCGGCGGCGTCATCTATTCACTATAAAGGCCGTCAGTTGCCTTTTTTTGATGCCGTCATCCCGCGTATCGGCTCCGCCATCACTTTTTACGGTACCGCCGCCCTGCGCCAGTTTGAAATTCTCGGCAGCTATCCCCTGAATGAATCCGTTGCCATTACCCGCGCCCGTGACAAACTGCGTTCGCTGCAACTGCTGGCGCGCCAGGGGATCGACCTGCCGGTTACCGGCATTGCGCATTCGCCGGACGATACCAGCGATCTGATCGATATGGTGGGCGGCGCGCCGCTGGTGGTTAAGCTGGTAGAGGGCACGCAGGGGATCGGCGTGGTGCTGGCGGAAACGCGGCAGGCGGCGGAAAGCGTCATTGATGCATTTCGCGGGCTAAATGCCCATATCCTGGTGCAGGAATACATAAAAGAGGCGAAAGGCTGCGACATCCGCTGCCTGGTGGTGGGGGATGACGTGGTCGCGGCTATCGAACGGCGGGCCAAGCCGGGGGATTTTCGCTCTAATCTGCACCGCGGCGGCGTGGCGACGGTGGCGAACATTACCCTGCGCGAGCGCGAAATTGCCATTCTGGCGGCGAAAACGCTCGGGCTGGACGTCGCGGGCGTCGATATTCTGCGCGCCGATCGTGGGCCGCTGGTGATGGAGGTTAACGCATCGCCGGGACTGGAAGGCATCGAAAAAACCACCGGCGTGGATATCGCGGATCGCATGATCGCCTGGATCGAGCGCCAGGCCACCCCCGATTTCTGCCTGAAAACCGGCGGCTGA
- the nfsA gene encoding oxygen-insensitive NADPH nitroreductase — MTPTIALLLSHRSVRHFTDEPITQAQREAIIAAAQAASSSSFLQCSSIIRVTDPALREQFVTLSGGQQHVGQAAEFWVFCADFNRHLQICPDAQLGLAEQLLLGVVDTALMGQNAMTAAESLGLGGVYIGGIRNNIAAVTELLALPKHVLPLFGLCLGWPADNPDVKPRLPAAMVVHENRYQPVDEAVLAAYDNELAEYYLTRGSNNRRDTWSDHIRRTIIKESRPFILDYLHQQGWATR, encoded by the coding sequence ATGACACCGACTATAGCGCTGCTGCTTTCCCACCGTTCTGTTCGTCATTTTACCGACGAGCCCATCACCCAGGCACAGCGAGAAGCCATTATCGCCGCGGCACAGGCGGCCTCCAGCTCCAGTTTTTTACAGTGCTCTTCCATTATTCGCGTCACCGATCCGGCGCTGCGTGAACAATTTGTAACGCTGAGCGGCGGGCAACAGCATGTTGGTCAGGCGGCAGAGTTCTGGGTGTTTTGCGCGGATTTTAACCGTCATTTGCAGATCTGCCCGGATGCGCAGTTGGGCCTCGCGGAGCAACTGCTGCTCGGCGTGGTGGATACGGCGCTGATGGGGCAAAACGCGATGACCGCAGCGGAATCTCTCGGCCTTGGCGGGGTTTACATCGGCGGCATTCGTAACAACATTGCGGCGGTAACGGAATTGCTGGCGCTGCCGAAACATGTACTGCCGCTGTTCGGCCTGTGCCTCGGCTGGCCTGCGGATAACCCGGACGTGAAGCCACGCCTGCCGGCAGCGATGGTCGTGCATGAGAACCGCTACCAGCCGGTAGATGAGGCGGTGCTGGCCGCCTATGACAACGAACTGGCGGAATACTATCTGACGCGCGGCAGTAATAATCGTCGTGATACCTGGAGCGATCATATTCGCCGCACCATCATTAAAGAGAGCCGTCCGTTCATTCTGGATTATTTGCACCAGCAGGGCTGGGCAACGCGATAA
- a CDS encoding GrxA family glutaredoxin, which produces MFAVIFGRPGCPYCVRAKELAEKLTAERDDFNYRYVDIHAEGITKADLEKTVGKPVETVPQIFLDQKHIGGCTDFEAYAKDHLGLFAEQ; this is translated from the coding sequence ATGTTCGCTGTAATTTTTGGTCGTCCGGGTTGCCCGTATTGTGTACGCGCTAAAGAACTGGCAGAGAAGTTGACCGCTGAGCGTGATGATTTTAACTATCGCTACGTGGATATCCACGCGGAAGGCATTACCAAAGCCGATCTGGAAAAAACCGTCGGCAAGCCGGTAGAAACCGTGCCGCAGATCTTCCTTGATCAGAAACACATTGGCGGCTGCACCGATTTCGAAGCTTACGCCAAAGACCATCTGGGTCTGTTTGCTGAGCAGTAA
- a CDS encoding inner membrane protein YbjM, translating into MKSKHGWAGAFCCFLLFIVVCLSLALKMKGAFRASGHPELGLLFFVIPGAVASFVSRKRQVLLPLMGAMLAAPLCFVLMRMVITQERSFWQELAWLFSAVFWCALGALCYLFVSSMMSKWGRG; encoded by the coding sequence TTGAAATCTAAACATGGTTGGGCAGGCGCTTTTTGCTGCTTTCTGCTGTTTATTGTGGTGTGTCTGTCTCTGGCGCTAAAAATGAAGGGCGCGTTTCGTGCGTCAGGCCATCCGGAGCTGGGCTTGCTCTTTTTTGTCATTCCCGGCGCCGTCGCAAGCTTTGTGTCACGCAAGCGTCAGGTATTGCTGCCGTTGATGGGTGCGATGCTGGCAGCGCCGCTGTGCTTTGTACTGATGCGGATGGTCATTACCCAGGAGCGTTCATTCTGGCAGGAGCTGGCGTGGCTGTTCAGCGCGGTTTTCTGGTGCGCGCTGGGGGCGCTGTGCTATTTGTTTGTCAGCAGTATGATGAGCAAATGGGGGCGTGGTTAA